In the Archocentrus centrarchus isolate MPI-CPG fArcCen1 chromosome 11, fArcCen1, whole genome shotgun sequence genome, GTGTCCTCATAATGAGGCCATTCTGTTTCACTTCACTTATTTATTCAGCTTGAATCACTGAGCAGACCGGTCTTGATTTGCAGTGATTCAGAGGTCTGAAAGCAGAAGGAGATGTTTTTGTTAAGACCACAGGAGTATGTTAGGAAACTGCACATTAAGCACCTTCATGACACAATATTTGATCTAAATAGTAGATTTTTGGGGGCAATGCTGAATTTTAAGAAGGATAAAAATTCTGATTGATACATCAGCTGATAGtctttatatacagtacagaCAGTATGTTTGAAGACTGCTCGAGTCTGCACTGTTTTCTGCTCAGCTCTGCTACACGTGCTGCTAAAAGTAAACAATGGGCACAGAGCTGGTCTGCTGGATTAactacatacactcatcatgggcatgaatatcaTGGTAATTTGGAATTTTTTAacgatttctttgaactgttctttttctagCATGGAATGATTGTgtagcatacatctttaatggctttaaaaacaagaattgggtgcaaaCGTTTGaacttattttgaattttctctaatccacacagggtcagaaTTCTACATAGAGGCtcaaatatacacatacacccccactaatatttggctCAATGTTttttagcaagttgcacctcaatcagatgcttttggtaCCCATCAGCAAACTGAAGAGCCTgcaatattagagagagaacCCAAGTGATCAGATGATCCCCCGTTGAGCAAACATGTGGCAGCTGTGGGGCAGAAGAACtgcccctttaacaggaagagaccacaagcagaaccaggctcaggggaggggcagccatctatCTTGACTGCTTGTGGGGAGTTGTGAGACTGTGTGATGGCACAATTTCTGTGCTACACCTAGAAACTCTTTTACTGCTTTATGCATATAGGCCAGTATCAGTCTGAATAGCTCAGATAGTTAGTACACTTAGTGCCCTGTGAGATATGGGGCTCTGAAGACAGTTGTCTGCTTTGCCTAAATATGAGCGTCCAGCAGTATGTGTGATACATGTCTCAGCTGCATCTTATAGAGTTCAGGGCTTTTTGTTGCTGGGAAATCTCCAAGGTCTTCACTGTAACACTGGATTTTTGTTGCTAGAAAACACCTCGGGTTCATGTgtacttcctgtctctctttgaTACTAGCAAGACATGCGGCAACAAGTTACCTGTGGTTTGTGCCCTTCTGTGACCTGTTTTTGCTCACAATTCAGAGCAGAGACATTTCTAAAAGAGAGGCACAGCACACCGTGAATCCTGATTTGAAAGCTGTGGGGGATTTTTGCAACATGGTGGTACAAATGGAACTTCACAGGTTAAAAGACTTTTAACCCCTCAAGCAACCAAGTTGTTTTAGCAATTAAAATACCAGAGTGGGGTCATTTATGAGTGAATTATACATTACAGAATGCTAGTATCAGTTTAGCACTAAAATATAGATGAACTGATGACTACTGTGATCAAGAAAAAAATTGCAATGAAGTCCTCATAGTAAGGGTGTTTTTCATCCTTTATTACCTCCATGCAGATGTATGATTTGTGGAAAAAGCAGAGGAGAGATGCCTAGATCTAGTGCGGGCGATCTCCATTGAAATGTTGGCTCAATAACTCGAGAACCATTCGGCTCACACTTACCAAAATTCATGGGTAGATAACTTATGACCAAAACAAGGTTGGGGTTGTATATGGGGTCACTGGGATCTAGATTGAGGTCATTGTtaccaaaaatagaaaaatgggTGTGCGCTCAATAATTCGAGAAGCAAACTTACCATAattattaaatctttgtttttcatatgaCAACAACGGGGTTAATACAGTGCGACAGGTGTATTTTGCCCTGTTAGGCGGTaatcttgtttttaaatgacatcATTATGTGCAATATTCTCAGTCTCATGTTTTCCTCTTCAGGCACAGGAGATCCAGTCAAATGTAACAATACACACAATtacaacaacacaaaatgctgCCATTTAAAAATGTAGATTCCAAAGAAAAGAATCTGCCTTGATGGCATCTGCAAACCTCCATACAGGGAAGGAGGAAGCTTTTTACTGAGATCAGCAGTGGACTTTTAAGTTTGAGAGttaataaatatgtgaaaatgattcagctctgtcacatgtgctgcAGCATCTTGAATGCAGGATAAACTTGTGAATGATGGTCAGTTAAAGATTGGTCTTTTTACactggctgctcctctccatcagcccatcacagcagctgcactatTTCTAAATTCTCCATCTGcagacttcaaaataaaatatttatttggaatctcgAGTTTAGCAGCCAGAAAAGCTATTACAAAGAAATGACTTAAGCCAGAAATCCCGACCTTAGAGGACCGGTATAACATTATTTATGAGATTTTTACAGTGGAAAGAATCACCGTCTCCATGAGACTACAGGTGGGTAAATATGAGGAAATATGGGCAAAGTGGGAGGAATATATCTTCTTAAAATGTTCCTCCTTAGTTTAACTCAGTTTTATTATGACATTATTATATTAGTACTATCCTTAATATATTATCTCCTCTTTGCTCAAATGTACCTTTGCAGTACTTGCTgtaccttatttatttttttaaatgtatttaattaatCTTTTCTATCAAAATGAAACACCCCAAGTTCTGTTCTGGTctttgataattttttttctttcctttccctcCTAAAGTAAGAGAAACTGTTAAGAATCACATTACAGTGCTGTAAAAGCAAATTTAATTGTTTAACTAagtgattttaaataaatgttagaggaaaatacagttttatctCCACtggggataaaaaaaataatttagtagagGAAAATAATTCTTCAGAACTGCCCAAAAAGTGCCCAAGATGTGTTTGGAAAGTGTTTGACTGCTGAGACCTGCTTCTAAGAGAGCTCGCTCTAGCACTGGCACAGCTCTTAAACAGGCATGGTGGTTATAAGTGTGTGCTGCAGGGCGTAAAAGTCAAATGAGTGAAACTGCCGTGTATGAGGGTATTATCTTATTTGCTCTGTTCTTACACCGTCTGTGAAACGGGATAATATGCAAAAGCTTTTCACTACTAGAATGAGGACGTGTAAATTCTGTTACGCGGAGCTTCGTGAACAAAAATGATCTAAAAAGATCAGTTCAGATTTCTTTAAGCTCGCAAACTTTGTCTCAAagcatagattttttttgttttttttaattatgtgttCTGATTTCTCCTATGTGTTCTGTGTGGGATGTAGGATATTACTTGGGGGCAGAAATATCTCATTTTAGTTTGTTGATATGTACGATCTAGTTGTATGCAAGCTTGTCCTGTATGCGTAGCTGCATATAGAACACAATAATGCTTTAATTCATTCACTAACTAACTAAATGCGAGTGAAGTCCttctttaaatttatttttttttgtggccacATTATAATTCAGACTGATATAtgatgcctgtttttttttgtttattaaacatGTTAAAGCCTCCACCACCATATGAAGCCACTCCTCCCACTGCTCCATCTGCACCTGTGCAGACTCCACCCAGCAGGACAACACCTACCGAGCCTCGCAACTATGGCTCCTACAACTCCCAGGTATACACCCTACACAGTAAATACCCTCTTTGCTGTGATTGATATCAGCTGACCATCAGAACGTTCAGTGGGAGCTGGATGTCAGAAAACAGGATTGTACTAATAATGTTGTgagatgctgaaaaatgaattgTGAATCATGAATGAATCATTACACTAATTTCTGCTGTGTATAGCTGAGTGCTGAATCCTTAAAAAGAAACCCCAGAAATAATCAGCAGACTTCATTTGCATGATTTCTTAATGCCAGCAGCTTTATGGTTCCTACTTCAGTTACACACAGACCTCCTTGAATGACTCACTCAAACCAGTGATATATCTAAGCACAACCACTGGAGCAACATTAGGACCTATACCTAAACTTGCACATTGCCCAGATATAAATACTGATGCATATATTCACATTTTTCCAAATCATCGCTTCTACAAATATAATTTAACATAATCCTCTCCATTATTTACGGCAACAAAGACGGCCTTCCTCTTTGAAACTTGGCTTGCAGTTCTGACACCTCATTCTCTGTGTGTGCTAGCCTGCGGTGAGCGCTACCACCGCAGAGCTGCTgaggaagcaggaggagctggagaagaAAGCCCAAGAGCTGGAGAGGAGAGAGCGGGAGCTTCAGGCGCACAGCCTCGGACCTGGAGCCTGTAAGAGACGGAGGAGATGATGGGATAGGCAGGTCAATGTAGACAAGTCAGAGagaattttaaatgtttctgttccaacttttttgttttctgtcgatataattagtgtaaaatatgttGTTTGCAACGACATATTTGGGTTATTCTATATAAAAGCTAAATTTGAAAAGagcaccccccccaccccccttcagaatcagctgatttgtACACTTCATATTTAATGAAGTCGTGCAAAATTTTAACTTCATACCATGATTTTCCAAGTTCCAGATATACAGGGCTGGGTACAAATTTTGCACTATTTAAGTCAccttattataatttttttacagcatttaaTGAGCATGTACATCTTCATAAATAAAGGGGCTAGCCACATGAAATTTTCAGGGCTGAAAGACGCAACGAAGCTCTGTTTAAAAACTGCCCAAATAAATTTGAAACCCCCTTTTATTGTCACAATTAACCATCAATATCATGGAATACCTTGTGGATGGACCTTGTTGGATCAGACAGCTTTAGGTCTGAGCACACAGAGGAGTCTGGATCCCTTCACAACTTGTTGCCTATTCAGTGAAGAGGTTTAATGGACTTAAACATGCTACATTTGGAGTGATGTTATAATTTCCGAGTAACACCAAAGTATgttcgactttttttttttttttttcttcttcccttcAGCCCGGCAGAATAACTGGCCCCCGCTGCCTTCATTCTGCCCCGTGGGCCCCTGCTTCTACCAGGACATCAATGTAGAGATCACCCAGCGCTTCCAGCGCACTGTCACCATCATGTACTACTTCTGGATGTGTGAGTTCCTGCaaattttaacagtttattaatAACTCTCAGCATCATTGTTGCAAATTCAGTGTCTTAATGTAACATCTTAATGATCTTTTTTGCAGCGTCAAGGGACTTTTGTGTGACTGTACTTTAAAATCCCCACATATTAACACCTAAGGCTTCCCAGTTAGAGGCTGTAAGCGCTGACTCATGCCTGTGAGACTTCTCCTGCACTGTCTGGCATAAGAGCTTGAATGTTTGTGCAAAGACTCACACCTCACTGCTACATTTAAGACTGGGACACTGACATGGGGCATCTACACAAGAACCAGTCCAATTTGTTAAACTTACATAAGTTGTTGTTAATTTCTTGACAAAGAATCTGTAGCACTTCTCCACACTTTGTGTCTTAGATTTggccaagaaaaaaatataagagAAGTTTGCTTGCATGTCCACAAATTGTGTGTCTGGAAATTAAGTTTAGGGGCATGAATGAAAGTAAATCTTGCTATTGATTTAGAAAGTGATacaaagagatggagagaaagtgagagagaaagtggACGATGCTGAgtagaagaaaagaaacaaaagagaaacCAGTACTATTTTTGTATTCCTGCAGTCTTTCTTACCCCATCAGGCTGATTTGTGAGCATGATAACTCAAGAAGGAGGCAACATATTACATTCAAATTGACACCATaggtgcatctactaaaaatttTGGACAGGTTAAAATCTCAGCTGTTTGGTCATGGATACTTTCATGACAATGCAGGTAAGAATACATTGTGATTAAGAGAGCGTACatataggtttaaaaaaattatgttcaTTTCTGGTGACAAAGGTGCTTCAGGGGTGACCCTGGCAGGCAGGGATGTattcattagattttttttttttacactgataaGCATTTGTGGTCACCAACACATGTAAAATCTGGGTTTTTAAGTGGTTGTGAATGTTACTTTGGTTTACCAATAAAAAATTATGACCGGGGGGGTCTGAACCTCACTCGGCAGGGTCACCAGAAGAAAAGCTTTTGTGATGAAAATGTTGGTCAAATATCACACAGCTAATATACTATAAATTTGCCTTTTCTTTGTATAACCACCCAGCAAAAATAGCACCAAAAAGGTGTTTCGCTTATAGACAGTCTTTTGGGCCTTTTGGGATGGATAAAATGTGTCTAAGAAGTGGCTGGATGTATATGTAATAGCTCATCTGATTAGTCATTCTGATAACTCCGCTATCAATGGTATTTCCACGGCATATAACATATTAGTTAAAAACCCCTATCGTCATAAAGGAATGTCCGAATATAGTTCTTaacataataatgccaatcacagaaagtggtttatatttattatgattttagcatttcttattccttttTCTTACTTAGTCATTTGCTTTAGAATTGAtgtggtgaataaagtcactgaggctcatatgcaccacattaagatctactgagacctggtaattatgtgttctagaacttgtacttccaggggatttgtgtcCCCTCTCCCCAGGAGAGTTTCACTGTTGCTTTACTGCCAGAAAGGCCCATCACACAGCAAAAACTACTCAAGAACAGCTTGAGGAACTCAACAGGGAACCTCAGGTTTTTATTTAACCTCAAAACTTCTCAGATCCCAGCTGGATCAAAACTCCGCACCATGTGCTGGCCCTGAAATCTGCCCACGTCCTGGTATCAGACACCAACAGCTGATGCAATTCAGGTTTGCAGAGCTGTCATAGGGCATGTCCAATAAAAACAGCCTGTAACTGCACATGTTGTTTATAATTATTTGGTATTTGTAGAATTATCAGACCTTGAGGACTTCTGACCTGTAAAACTGCGACAGTACTATTAACATTACATCAATTAGTTCCTGTTTGAATATATAATCAACAAAAGACCAACGTAAGCTATAAAACAGGATAGAACTCTTTTACATGGACAAAAATGGTCATATTCCTGAGTCTTGACCCAGtagcagacaaaaaaagaacTAGTAACAAATGGCATCATATTGCATCAGCTGGAGTCAAAAGGGAGAAGGGTGAATTTGGTTTTGATCCCTGAACTCAGGCTGCAgtgcttttcctttttattcattcatcccTTTGTTCACTGTATCTCTTCTCTTAAATATCTGTCTATACCCAGTCTGCACAGGCACGCTGCTCTTCAACCTGATCTCGTCCTTGGCCATGTTCTGTGTGGACCAATCCGGTGGTGTTGGTGTTGGCCTCGGCCTCTCCATCCTCTGGGCCCTCCTTTTCACTCCCTGCTCCTTCATCTGTTGGTATAGACCTGTGTACAAAGCCTTTAGGTATGTACCTCCATCTTAATGAATAAGCTCAACATatgtatttgaaatatttcaccATTCACttgctgtttcttttccttttgggtttttcagtgcagtcacaaaaaaattaaattgagtTGTTAGTGTGACTAACTGAGTAATATTGTTCCCTCTTCTAGGAGTGACAGCTCCTTCaacttctttgtcttcttcttcgTTTTCTTCGCCCAAGTGGCTGTCTTTGTCATCATGACCATCGGCATCCCAGGATGGGGGTTCAGGTAAGATtcatatataaatatctaaGTTAGGGCAGTCGGCAACCCCCCTGGCAACCTTTAGTTACTAGGGAAAAATTTGTATTTCCTGACTGGTTGGCGAGTGTTTGCCTGCAGTCAGtaggtgaaactggtcacaaagagggtgctgcaccgaAGACCTCCTTgtcattgctttggttgctaccagattgctgcagttgcaCATAGTTTGACAACACTTTTCAACCAACGCATTTCAAAAGGCGccacttttacttttaaatcaAATGGTCTCCATTTCTAATTTGcattagaatagaatgcctttattgtcattatacaggatgtacaatgagattggagattttACAGTTTCAGTGCCATGTGGCGAATAGTTTGCAGACAAACCagcgtcttccatgcaaactactagcgaccaaagcaatcacgaGCTGGTTTTCCATGCTGCACCATAACTCTTTATAACCAATTTCATgctagtgactgccagcaatcacttgccaaccagttggggaatatacatttttccctGGCAACTGGTGGTTGCCTGGGGTCGCCAACCAGTCTCCtggtctgtgtgactggggccttagaCAGCTGCATGTCTCTTTACATCATTGGTTTTAGCTTATATTCTGTTGGGCTGCTTGATTATAGCAAAAATCATAATTATTTTGGTCAACAGTGAGATtacaattattattgttatttttaacatgattATTCAAAtactttagaaaaataaactttttaatgAATTGTAAATTGAGCTTAGAAGTCATTATCATGGGTTATTTGTGTAGAATTTAAAACAAGGGATCAAAAAGCAACttggaaacacaaaaacatgggGAGGGGTTTAAATTTTAGAATATCAGAATTCCTGGTCATTGATGTTACTGGAAACAGATAAGCCaaaatttatttctaaacaTTCTGAGCAATGTCCTTCCTACATTTGTTGTTCTTTATCCATGCATTTTATTAATAACAGGTGTATTGTTTGTTCTCTATACCATGTTTTTATGGTGGTTTCAAGCCACATAAATTAATCACATGAGCTGAAAAACAGCTTGCTTTCTGTCTTCAgaaagggtgtttttttttcttttttattagaGGGTGTAATTTAGTACACACTGTCTTAATTTGCAGCTGATAACACAAAGATAATGAGTGCATATTTAATACCTGCTGTACATAACATTTTCTTGATAATCAGGGCCAAATAAGGATATTATTTTAAACCTCTTTATTTTCTCCTTGTGTATTGTATCTTTCTGCCTTCCTGTCTCTGTCCCTCAGTGGTTGGATTGTGAGCCTTTCAGCTCTGAAGTCAAGCGTCCCCGTTGGTGTGATCATGATGATCAATGCCATTCTCTTTACTGCCCAAGCTGCTATGGGGGTTGTCATGCTGAAGAAGGTGAATACAATTGTTCATATTTCAAATCACAAAAAGCGCTTCAAAATAAGGCTGTATTTTTGACAACGTTTTAGTCAGCAGATATTCATATCTGCaccttttaaaaacagaaagtcaTTAGAACAGTAACACGGGATTGTGTCTTATATTGAGTAATGGTATTAACATAGCAGTGGGTTATTTATATCATTGTATTTGTGATTATAGCAGCATAGGGTGTTTTAATGCCACAGCATCTTGGGTTTTGAAAGCAGGATGTGACGTTAATGTGTCTTTTGCAAAACTAGGATACTGTAGTAGTACATAAGAAAATAATATTGACTATCAGACATGCAGGCAGGCACAATTGGCTTTAAACTGACCATCAGTAGAGTTTCGCTGGTCTTTAAACTTGACATTTGCAGctaactatttttattttttggactcTGCTAAAGAAGTTTTCCCTGATtctcagttcaaaataatccttatttagcTGTTATTGGTCCTTGGTGCAGCCGCTCATTTCATTCATTATCTGATACAATTGGTTTTTAGTTAGGTTCCCTTTAAgcggactttttttttttttttttaaattggctgcccctcacaaaccgaaggtttgaacagcagcagGGTGGCGCCTCTGCGCAGGGcagtgtgcctgagatgaccatattagggatatcccctCTCTGTGATGTCATACAGAGCCAAAAGCAGATAAAACATGCTGAAGCCTAAGCTTTAGGCTCATGGGGATTTCTTGCACATATGCCAACCTCATGATTTGAAAACTTTGGATATGTTTAACATGAGTGacagtaaaacagaaaatatcacgCTGTTAGTCCATGTGAAGTACCCATCCAAATCCAAAGAAAAGAAGTAAAGAATTAGTCAAATAATGGTTGGCTTTTAGATGGTTTGTGCtactaatactaaaactaagTGGGTCATATTTTAGTAGAAACTTCAAAGGTGTGGCGCAAAAACAAAATTGTCCAAGCTCTATGTAAATACAGTCCTCTCACCACGTTGTCCAGGTGGTACATCTACCGTGAAGCAGTCAGTAGATAAAGAGCCTGAAGAATAGCCATAATATCAGGTTGTGGGTATCGTTTTCACCCTCACAGTGTGCATAATAAGATGATGAATTGCTCCAGGTATCAGGTGTCAGCGTACTCTTGTCTTCCCCGCTCCAGATCCACAGTCTGTACAGGCAAACCGATGCCAGCTTTCAAAAGGCTCAGGCCGAGTTCGCCAGTGGAGTCATGTCCAATCAGGCTGTACGCCAGGCTGCTGCCAACGCTGCCCAGGGGGCCTTCACCGCACCTCAATAGAGATAACAGGACTGGTTGGATAAGATGCGACGGATGGGGGggcgggggagggggggggggctttcaaTGTGATGGAGAATCAGTTTGGTATTCATTTCCCCACAGGTGATTAGAATTTGATGGAGGGTAGTGGAGTCTATATAATTACCCCCTACTAAATTTCAGAGCACGTGCATGACACAGATGTAGGGCTGTTCAATCTCCTGTGATGTACAGGACAGGTTAACTGTATTATACCAAAACAGGAATCAACACATAGTAAGTGTTGATTCAAGAACcagaaagatggaaaataaaaacatgtgatACATTAGTGAGTACAGGGAACATGCTTTTACTACAGAAAGACAACCTGTGTGCCAAGTTGGATTGTACTAGCCTTGATATTTCCCACAGTTATAGTGAATACAAAGTGTAAGAGTGGGACTGAATGCAGAAATGTTGCCATTGTTACATTTGATCTATAATGGATTCGCTCAACTTTAgccagcacttttttttccttttcttttttttgtagcttAAGTGGAAACTAAcccatttgttttgttattattcTGAATGAGAATGCCTATttactgtattgccaaaagctTTCATACTGTAATGATGATGAACATGTGTTGTTTTGGTTCCCGTATCTGTCACTGCTCTGTCAGTACTGCTTGTGCATATCATGAGTGTCACTGTCttggttttattaaaaattatattgtCATGCTTTCACAGTCTACAGCTGCTGTTATTCCCTCATCCTGTTGACAAGATGATGAAAACTATCACCTGAATTTTAATATTGGAAAATCCAACCTT is a window encoding:
- the scamp3 gene encoding secretory carrier-associated membrane protein 3; translation: MSKYTSFPAPMDDQNPFQDPAVTQHSSNTGYATLDLYNPFDNTAGPPPPYEATPPTAPSAPVQTPPSRTTPTEPRNYGSYNSQPAVSATTAELLRKQEELEKKAQELERRERELQAHSLGPGASRQNNWPPLPSFCPVGPCFYQDINVEITQRFQRTVTIMYYFWMFCTGTLLFNLISSLAMFCVDQSGGVGVGLGLSILWALLFTPCSFICWYRPVYKAFRSDSSFNFFVFFFVFFAQVAVFVIMTIGIPGWGFSGWIVSLSALKSSVPVGVIMMINAILFTAQAAMGVVMLKKIHSLYRQTDASFQKAQAEFASGVMSNQAVRQAAANAAQGAFTAPQ